The following coding sequences are from one Lolium rigidum isolate FL_2022 chromosome 6, APGP_CSIRO_Lrig_0.1, whole genome shotgun sequence window:
- the LOC124666771 gene encoding uncharacterized protein LOC124666771 isoform X1 yields MGLPLTRTRCAGERWRWTGISIASLEPADSLLARGHRLHPRRTTDHVLRGEAPSQERGRRGGRTVVVTRERWKFFGERKRGVMAAAPRDRRRRGRTPGAASAAAAEDDGEEHHLNPFLSDEAPSSSRIQFRNVASRARWVEDAGEAEVLDSKGKLWLTTGVTRGGKLYYNVEEIGFLAERGALVLLDDEDETIGLEEIYKKIAGGNYGCSWDAFQAYKHLKVLGYIVGRYGVPWTVKHSGTCEVTDSPKSMADTERCSDRANGACNDITKFLKQMHIDGIYPSFEVHLPNSKFKKSCPGVPIFLLCLLRDKPPSRDELETVENKFEGIPLKFCQVDNGRISFLSFDNVTLPSLP; encoded by the exons ATGGGCCTGCCTCTTACGAGGACGCGCTGCGCCGGCGAACGGTGGCGCTGGACGGGGATCTCCATCGCCTCCCTCGAACCCGCCGACAGCCTCCTCGCACGGGGCCACCGCCTCCATCCCCGTCGCACAACAGACCACGTGCTCCGCGGCGAAGCCCCGTCGCAGGAACGGGGCCGTCGAGGCGGCCGGACCGTCGTCGTGACTCGTGAAAGGTGGAAATTTTTCGGGGAGAGAAAAAGGGGCGTCATGGCGGCCGCGCCGCGCGACCGGCGGCGAAGGGGCCGCACTCCTGGGGCtgcctccgcggcggccgccgaaGACGACGGGGAGGAGCACCACCTCAACCCCTTCCTCTCCGACGAGGCGCCCTCGTCCTCGAGAATCCAGTTCAG GAACGTGGCGTCGCGGGCGCGGTGGGTGGAGGACGCCGGCGAGGCGGAGGTGCTTGACAGCAAGGGGAAGCTCTGGCTGACCACCGGTGTCACCAGGGGCGGCAAGCTCTACTACAACGTCGAGGAGATCGG CTTCTTGGCAGAAAGAGGGGCACTGGTTCTTCTTGACGACGAGGATGAAACGATAGGACTGGAGGAAATCTATAAAAAGATTGCTGGCGGAAATTACGGGTGCTCCTGGGATGCCTTTCAAGCTTACAAGCACTTGAAGGTGCTTGGCTACATCGTTGGACGCTATGGTGTTCCCTGGACAGTGAAGCATAGCGGCACTTGTGAAGTCACCGATTCTCCCAAGAGTATGGCTGACACTGAGCGTTGCTCTGATAGAGCCAATGGTGCCTGCAATGACATCACCAAATTTCTCAAACAAATGCATATAGATGGGATATATCCATCCTTTGAAGTTCATCTACCAAACAGCAAATTTAAAAAGTCATGCCCGGGAGTTCCTATTTTCCTCCTATGTCTGCTAAG AGACAAGCCACCCTCAAGGGATGAACTGGAAACCGTGGAGAACAAGTTTGAAGGCATTCCTCTTAAATTCTGTCAAGTTGATAATGGACGTATCAGCTTTCTCTCCTTCGACAATGTTACACTTCCTAGTTTGCCCTGA
- the LOC124666771 gene encoding uncharacterized protein LOC124666771 isoform X2, producing the protein MGLPLTRTRCAGERWRWTGISIASLEPADSLLARGHRLHPRRTTDHVLRGEAPSQERGRRGGRTVVVTRERWKFFGERKRGVMAAAPRDRRRRGRTPGAASAAAAEDDGEEHHLNPFLSDEAPSSSRIQFRNVASRARWVEDAGEAEVLDSKGKLWLTTGVTRGGKLYYNVEEIGFLAERGALVLLDDEDETIGLEEIYKKIAGGNYGCSWDAFQAYKHLKVLGYIVGRYGVPWTVKHSGTCEVTDSPKSMADTERCSDRANGACNDITKFLKQMHIDGIYPSFEVHLPNSKFKKSCPGVPIFLLCLLRFISRAYRRTPNIYFFQSGVTSYGFMASEYSSLSPSLSQ; encoded by the exons ATGGGCCTGCCTCTTACGAGGACGCGCTGCGCCGGCGAACGGTGGCGCTGGACGGGGATCTCCATCGCCTCCCTCGAACCCGCCGACAGCCTCCTCGCACGGGGCCACCGCCTCCATCCCCGTCGCACAACAGACCACGTGCTCCGCGGCGAAGCCCCGTCGCAGGAACGGGGCCGTCGAGGCGGCCGGACCGTCGTCGTGACTCGTGAAAGGTGGAAATTTTTCGGGGAGAGAAAAAGGGGCGTCATGGCGGCCGCGCCGCGCGACCGGCGGCGAAGGGGCCGCACTCCTGGGGCtgcctccgcggcggccgccgaaGACGACGGGGAGGAGCACCACCTCAACCCCTTCCTCTCCGACGAGGCGCCCTCGTCCTCGAGAATCCAGTTCAG GAACGTGGCGTCGCGGGCGCGGTGGGTGGAGGACGCCGGCGAGGCGGAGGTGCTTGACAGCAAGGGGAAGCTCTGGCTGACCACCGGTGTCACCAGGGGCGGCAAGCTCTACTACAACGTCGAGGAGATCGG CTTCTTGGCAGAAAGAGGGGCACTGGTTCTTCTTGACGACGAGGATGAAACGATAGGACTGGAGGAAATCTATAAAAAGATTGCTGGCGGAAATTACGGGTGCTCCTGGGATGCCTTTCAAGCTTACAAGCACTTGAAGGTGCTTGGCTACATCGTTGGACGCTATGGTGTTCCCTGGACAGTGAAGCATAGCGGCACTTGTGAAGTCACCGATTCTCCCAAGAGTATGGCTGACACTGAGCGTTGCTCTGATAGAGCCAATGGTGCCTGCAATGACATCACCAAATTTCTCAAACAAATGCATATAGATGGGATATATCCATCCTTTGAAGTTCATCTACCAAACAGCAAATTTAAAAAGTCATGCCCGGGAGTTCCTATTTTCCTCCTATGTCTGCTAAG GTTTATCTCTCGAGCCTACAGAAGGACACCAAATATTTACTTCTTTCAATCAGGAGTAACATCTTATGGCTTCATGGCTTCGGAATATAGCTCTTTATCTCCGAGTCTATCTCAATGA